A portion of the Stigmatella aurantiaca DW4/3-1 genome contains these proteins:
- a CDS encoding chemotaxis protein CheW translates to MSHRGETTARRLAELREEFDASFSRPPARVDTRWEVLLRLRVAGTALTVPLERLSGLHILTRVVPLPGSPPGLLGLVGLRGQLVAVHDLAYRLGLPSDEKPHWMVLCGGERRVGLAIGGFEGQMRVTPEQIQPNAGEAPRPYLRASVARREAPPLPVLDVDSLVKDLLDGAAAPRNTR, encoded by the coding sequence ATGAGCCACCGGGGTGAGACCACGGCCCGGCGGCTGGCCGAGCTGCGCGAGGAGTTCGACGCGTCCTTCTCCCGGCCGCCCGCGCGGGTGGACACGCGCTGGGAAGTGCTCTTGCGGCTGCGCGTCGCGGGCACGGCCCTGACGGTGCCCCTGGAGCGGCTCTCCGGGCTGCACATTCTCACCCGGGTGGTGCCCTTGCCAGGCAGCCCTCCGGGCCTGCTGGGCCTGGTGGGGCTGCGCGGCCAGTTGGTGGCGGTGCATGATCTGGCCTACCGGCTGGGCCTGCCCTCGGATGAGAAGCCGCACTGGATGGTGTTGTGTGGCGGTGAGCGCCGCGTGGGGCTGGCCATCGGGGGGTTCGAGGGCCAGATGCGCGTCACCCCCGAGCAGATCCAGCCGAACGCGGGGGAAGCGCCGCGGCCCTACTTGAGGGCCAGCGTGGCGCGGCGGGAGGCGCCGCCGCTGCCGGTGCTCGATGTGGATTCGCTGGTGAAGGATCTCCTGGACGGAGCCGCGGCTCCGCGGAACACGAGGTAG
- a CDS encoding chemotaxis protein CheB, whose protein sequence is MTTRALRILIAEDSPTVRRRLVDAFSADAGCMVAAETADGDRAFELCQRLRPDVVTLDLALPTMNGVELTRRIMAHCPTPIVVFSSPENRNRGLHLLDALSAGAVDAMEKPMRATGEDWMVELLARVKLAARVPSITHPLGRLKLEPEPLRDLPARAVVIGASTGGPAAMKDILQRLPRDFPLPILLVMHLSEQFEVSMVEWLGKYSPLPVRQAVDGEMLPSTCRPAVVLARANRHLELSEGLLRLTNGPERHSCRPSVDVLFESAARELGGRAIGCLLTGMGRDGAEGMDALKRSGAVTLAQDEASSVVFGMPREAIRLGAARHVVGLQDIPGWLAALARRRPERGHA, encoded by the coding sequence ATGACCACGCGCGCTCTGCGCATCCTCATCGCGGAGGACTCACCGACGGTCCGGCGCCGTCTGGTGGACGCCTTCTCGGCGGACGCGGGGTGCATGGTGGCCGCGGAGACCGCTGACGGGGACCGGGCATTCGAGCTATGTCAGCGGTTGCGCCCGGATGTGGTGACGCTGGACTTGGCGCTGCCCACGATGAACGGCGTGGAGCTGACCCGGCGCATCATGGCCCACTGTCCCACCCCCATCGTCGTCTTCTCGTCCCCCGAGAACCGGAACCGGGGCCTGCACCTGCTGGACGCGCTGAGCGCCGGCGCCGTGGACGCGATGGAGAAGCCCATGCGCGCCACGGGCGAGGACTGGATGGTGGAGCTGCTCGCCCGGGTGAAGCTCGCCGCGCGCGTGCCCTCCATCACCCACCCGCTGGGGCGCCTGAAGCTCGAGCCCGAGCCGCTCCGGGACTTGCCCGCGCGCGCCGTCGTCATCGGGGCCTCCACCGGCGGCCCCGCCGCCATGAAGGACATCCTCCAGCGGCTGCCCCGGGACTTTCCGCTGCCCATCCTCCTGGTGATGCACCTGTCCGAGCAGTTCGAGGTGTCCATGGTGGAGTGGCTGGGCAAGTACTCGCCCCTGCCGGTGCGCCAGGCGGTGGACGGGGAGATGCTGCCCTCGACGTGCCGCCCCGCGGTGGTGCTGGCCCGGGCCAACCGCCACCTGGAGCTGAGCGAGGGGCTGCTGCGGCTGACGAACGGGCCGGAGCGCCACTCGTGCCGGCCCTCGGTGGACGTGCTGTTCGAGTCCGCGGCGCGCGAGCTGGGGGGCCGGGCCATTGGCTGCCTGCTCACGGGCATGGGGCGCGATGGCGCCGAAGGCATGGATGCGCTCAAGCGCTCCGGGGCGGTGACGCTGGCCCAGGACGAGGCCAGCTCGGTGGTTTTCGGCATGCCGCGAGAGGCCATTCGCCTGGGCGCGGCCAGACACGTGGTCGGATTGCAGGACATTCCCGGGTGGCTCGCCGCGCTCGCGCGCCGGCGCCCGGAGCGAGGACACGCATGA
- a CDS encoding hybrid sensor histidine kinase/response regulator, giving the protein MNDEILRYFKVEARELLQQLGQGFVALEEGADDAEMVPQLFRWAHTLKGAARVVSHARIAEIAHAVEDALQPFRDEGVPLPRDSVGEFIRLVAQMGDALAEMDAPPPVAPGAEPAASVEGSANGSAPETLRVELSALEELLDGLAEAVVRLGGLREAVEAVGQARHAAEGLLEQLTAPAASSASAAERTRWLSRTLSVAEGLNGALTRAGRRLDGGLGKVEGELSRLRDASHALRLVPASTLFGALELAAHEAAALLGKRVTLQAEGGDVRLDGHVLAAVRQALLHAVRNAVDHGLEMPEERLALGKPEAGRVLVRVERRGARVRFLCEDDGRGVDLGGVRDAAVARGLVLEQDAASLDEAALLDLLFQAGFSTARSVTDVSGRGVGLDVVREIARNLKGEATAATWPSLGTSIILDVPVSLTSLEVLEAEVGSRRVLLPLDALSATVRLPAGALTWIGPRASFSHEEQAVPFLPLATALGHPEPPLPRPWSAVVLGRGEGRVAVGVDRLRGIHRVVVRPLPASVPALPLVAGASFDAQGEPLLVMDMVGLAHWVRQGQVPTVEARVTRRRRVLVIDDSVTTRMLEQGILESAGYQVDLAASGEEGLDKVSRGGHSLVIVDVEMPGMSGLDFTRKLRAMPALASLPVIMVSSLGTEEDKRRGREAGVSAYIVKGEFDQHGFLDTVARLSGGPTERGR; this is encoded by the coding sequence ATGAACGACGAAATCCTGCGCTACTTCAAGGTCGAGGCCCGCGAGCTGCTCCAGCAGCTCGGCCAGGGCTTCGTGGCCTTGGAGGAAGGCGCGGACGATGCCGAGATGGTGCCCCAGCTCTTCCGCTGGGCGCACACGCTCAAGGGCGCCGCGCGGGTGGTGAGCCACGCGCGCATCGCCGAGATTGCCCACGCGGTGGAGGATGCGCTCCAGCCCTTCCGGGACGAGGGGGTGCCGCTGCCGCGCGACAGCGTGGGCGAGTTCATCCGCCTGGTGGCGCAGATGGGCGACGCGCTGGCGGAGATGGACGCGCCGCCCCCCGTGGCGCCGGGGGCGGAGCCGGCAGCGTCCGTGGAGGGGAGCGCCAACGGAAGCGCGCCCGAGACGCTGCGGGTAGAGCTGTCCGCGCTCGAGGAGCTGCTGGATGGTTTGGCCGAGGCGGTGGTCCGGCTGGGCGGCCTGCGCGAGGCGGTGGAGGCGGTGGGGCAGGCCCGGCACGCGGCGGAGGGGCTGTTGGAGCAGCTCACCGCGCCCGCGGCCTCGAGTGCTTCGGCGGCCGAGCGGACCCGGTGGCTCTCGCGCACCCTGTCCGTGGCCGAAGGGCTGAACGGGGCGCTCACGCGCGCGGGCCGGCGGCTCGATGGCGGGCTGGGCAAGGTGGAGGGCGAGCTGTCTCGCCTGCGGGATGCCAGCCATGCGCTGCGCCTGGTGCCGGCCTCCACCCTTTTTGGCGCGCTGGAGCTGGCGGCGCACGAGGCGGCGGCCCTGCTGGGCAAGCGCGTCACCCTCCAGGCGGAGGGCGGCGATGTGCGGCTGGATGGGCACGTGCTGGCCGCCGTGCGCCAGGCGCTCCTGCACGCGGTGCGCAACGCCGTGGACCACGGGCTGGAGATGCCCGAGGAGCGGCTCGCCCTGGGCAAGCCGGAGGCGGGGCGCGTGCTCGTGCGCGTGGAGCGGCGGGGCGCCCGGGTTCGCTTCCTGTGTGAGGACGATGGGCGCGGTGTGGACCTGGGCGGCGTGCGGGACGCGGCGGTGGCGCGGGGGCTCGTCCTGGAGCAGGACGCGGCCTCGCTCGACGAGGCGGCCCTGCTGGACTTGCTCTTCCAGGCGGGCTTTAGCACGGCCCGCTCCGTCACGGATGTGTCAGGCCGGGGCGTGGGGCTGGATGTGGTGCGCGAGATTGCCCGCAACCTGAAGGGCGAGGCCACCGCGGCCACCTGGCCGAGCCTGGGCACGAGCATCATCCTGGATGTGCCCGTCTCGCTCACCTCGTTGGAGGTGCTCGAGGCGGAGGTGGGCTCCCGTCGCGTGCTCCTGCCCCTGGACGCGCTGAGCGCCACGGTGCGCCTGCCGGCCGGCGCGCTCACCTGGATTGGCCCCCGGGCCTCCTTCTCGCACGAGGAGCAGGCGGTGCCCTTCCTGCCGCTGGCCACCGCGCTGGGCCACCCCGAGCCGCCCCTGCCCCGGCCCTGGTCGGCGGTGGTGCTCGGGCGGGGCGAGGGGCGGGTGGCGGTGGGGGTGGACCGGCTGCGCGGCATTCACCGGGTGGTGGTGCGCCCCCTGCCGGCCTCGGTGCCCGCGCTGCCCCTGGTGGCCGGCGCCAGCTTCGATGCCCAGGGCGAGCCGCTCCTGGTGATGGACATGGTGGGGCTGGCACACTGGGTGCGACAGGGACAGGTGCCTACCGTGGAGGCGCGTGTCACACGCCGCCGCCGGGTGCTGGTCATCGACGACTCCGTCACCACGCGCATGCTCGAGCAGGGCATCCTCGAATCGGCCGGTTATCAGGTGGACCTGGCGGCCTCGGGCGAGGAGGGGCTGGACAAGGTGTCTCGCGGCGGTCACTCGCTCGTCATTGTCGACGTGGAAATGCCCGGAATGAGTGGGCTGGATTTCACCCGCAAGCTGCGCGCCATGCCCGCGCTGGCCTCGCTGCCTGTTATCATGGTGTCCTCGCTGGGGACGGAGGAGGATAAGCGGCGAGGGCGTGAGGCGGGCGTGTCGGCATATATCGTCAAGGGCGAGTTCGATCAGCACGGTTTCCTGGACACGGTGGCGCGGCTGTCCGGGGGCCCAACGGAGCGGGGACGATGA
- a CDS encoding methyl-accepting chemotaxis protein, which yields MRRKWTVGQQIAGGYAAVLVSIGILAILTMRGNQRFLETSRTMGHTYKVLAHLETVVSELNHVESSKRGFVITGQEGFLSTVRTAEARIAGELETLRTLTAGSLEQQRHLASVQQRVANRLEEMQEVIAARRNKGFEAAQAIITADEARRASDTLRSSVDEMRATEERLLQEQERGAAEDARFLTWLAEGGVAAVLIFIVVTGVAISRGLRKQIGQAVEHVQSSSAELQAAATQQVSGAREQASATTEVSTTVKELLSTFRQIAGNAQQVSRVASETAGTTRLGAQTVDRAQEAIETVRRQVDVIVNHMLELGKRSQEIGGILDIINELAEQTNILAINATIESAGAGEHGRRFAVVAEEIRKLADRVGASTKDVRSLIDEVRAAANTTLMATEDGSKAVQNSARQFSDVAGTFKRIAELTGNNLDVAREIELSTQQQTTAVEQVSTAIQQVAMTARQTEVSSAQTLQTSTQLTQLSKQLASLVDSRTTAPA from the coding sequence ATGCGTAGGAAGTGGACGGTGGGGCAACAGATCGCCGGCGGATACGCGGCGGTGCTGGTTAGCATCGGCATCCTGGCGATCCTGACGATGCGAGGCAATCAGCGGTTCCTCGAGACCAGCCGGACGATGGGGCATACCTACAAGGTCCTGGCCCATCTGGAGACCGTCGTCTCGGAGCTCAACCACGTGGAGTCCTCCAAGCGGGGCTTCGTCATCACCGGCCAGGAGGGGTTCCTGTCGACCGTGCGCACGGCCGAGGCGCGCATCGCCGGCGAGCTGGAGACGCTGCGCACGCTCACCGCGGGCAGCCTGGAGCAGCAGCGCCACCTGGCCAGCGTCCAGCAGCGCGTCGCCAACCGGCTGGAGGAGATGCAGGAGGTCATCGCCGCGCGCCGCAACAAGGGCTTCGAGGCGGCCCAGGCGATCATCACCGCGGACGAGGCCCGGCGTGCCTCGGACACGCTGCGCTCCAGCGTGGACGAGATGCGCGCCACCGAGGAGCGGCTGCTCCAGGAGCAGGAGCGCGGGGCGGCGGAGGATGCCCGGTTCCTCACGTGGCTGGCCGAGGGCGGTGTGGCCGCCGTGCTCATCTTCATCGTGGTGACCGGGGTGGCCATCAGCCGCGGGCTGCGCAAGCAGATCGGCCAGGCGGTGGAGCACGTGCAGAGCTCCTCCGCGGAGCTTCAGGCGGCCGCCACGCAGCAGGTGTCCGGCGCGCGCGAGCAGGCCTCGGCGACGACGGAGGTCTCCACCACCGTCAAGGAACTCTTGTCCACGTTCCGGCAGATCGCCGGCAACGCGCAGCAGGTGTCGCGCGTGGCCAGCGAGACGGCGGGCACCACGCGCCTGGGCGCCCAGACGGTGGACCGGGCCCAGGAGGCCATCGAGACGGTGCGCCGCCAGGTGGACGTCATCGTCAACCACATGCTGGAGCTGGGCAAACGCTCCCAGGAGATCGGCGGCATCCTGGACATCATCAACGAGCTGGCCGAGCAGACGAACATCCTGGCCATCAACGCCACCATCGAGAGCGCGGGCGCGGGCGAGCATGGCCGGCGCTTCGCGGTGGTGGCCGAGGAGATCCGCAAGCTGGCCGACCGCGTGGGCGCCTCCACCAAGGACGTGCGCTCGCTCATCGACGAGGTGCGCGCCGCGGCGAACACCACGCTCATGGCGACCGAGGATGGCTCCAAGGCGGTGCAGAACAGCGCGCGGCAGTTCTCCGACGTGGCGGGCACCTTCAAGCGCATCGCCGAGCTGACGGGCAACAACCTGGACGTGGCGCGTGAAATCGAGCTGTCCACCCAGCAGCAGACGACGGCGGTGGAGCAGGTGAGCACCGCCATCCAGCAGGTGGCGATGACGGCCCGGCAGACGGAGGTGAGCTCCGCGCAGACGCTGCAAACCTCCACCCAGCTGACCCAGCTCTCCAAGCAGCTCGCCTCGCTGGTGGACAGCCGCACCACGGCGCCGGCATGA
- a CDS encoding CheR family methyltransferase encodes MEWPKAVNRFATFVERRLGLAPVPNGGRELEALLAEKSARSGLEAYLAKLEAAGNQDAELRLLAERLTVGETYFFRHLAQLQALVAEVLPRVQREGRPARVLCAGCSSGEEAYSVAILCRENALVEPERLSITGVDVNPRAIERARKARYAAWSLRSCPEALRERWFHALPNGDFELRPSARERVLFEERNLLEEDPAFWASGSFDVILCRNVTLYFTPEVTRTVMARLERALTPGGALLLGPSETPRGFSESFEVLQVGEAFYHRRKTGLTPVPMAAPRPLDVASLQAASSVRWMSPPTPPAPRMPEPPREPLGMERAWRLLEEERYAEAQAWLEQLPEPDREQSSARLLRAVLHFQGGHFPEAERVAESLVATGRAEAAVYYLLGLCREQAGDEGGARNRYARAVHLEPTFALGHLRLGILARRAQEATPARVALRLALTLLAHEQPLHLTLFGGGFGRHGLMQVCQQELRACAEVP; translated from the coding sequence ATGGAGTGGCCCAAGGCCGTGAACCGGTTCGCCACCTTCGTGGAGCGGCGCCTGGGGCTCGCGCCCGTGCCCAACGGGGGCCGGGAGCTGGAGGCGCTGCTGGCGGAGAAGTCCGCGCGCTCCGGGCTGGAGGCCTATCTGGCGAAGCTGGAGGCCGCCGGGAACCAGGACGCGGAACTGCGGCTCCTGGCCGAGCGGCTCACGGTGGGCGAGACGTACTTCTTCCGCCACCTGGCGCAGCTCCAGGCGCTGGTGGCGGAGGTGCTGCCCCGGGTGCAGCGGGAAGGCCGGCCGGCGCGCGTGCTGTGCGCGGGGTGCTCCTCCGGAGAGGAGGCGTACTCGGTGGCCATCCTGTGCCGGGAGAACGCCCTGGTGGAGCCCGAGCGGCTCTCCATCACGGGCGTGGACGTGAACCCGCGCGCCATCGAGCGGGCCCGCAAGGCGCGTTATGCCGCCTGGTCGCTCCGCTCCTGTCCCGAGGCGCTCCGGGAGCGCTGGTTCCATGCGCTGCCGAACGGGGACTTCGAGCTGCGGCCCAGCGCGCGTGAGCGCGTGCTCTTCGAGGAGCGCAACCTGCTGGAGGAGGATCCGGCCTTCTGGGCCTCGGGCTCCTTCGACGTCATTCTCTGCCGCAACGTCACCCTCTACTTCACCCCCGAGGTGACCCGCACGGTCATGGCCCGCCTGGAGCGGGCGCTCACGCCGGGAGGCGCCTTGCTGCTGGGCCCCTCCGAGACGCCCCGGGGCTTCTCCGAGTCCTTCGAGGTGTTGCAGGTGGGGGAGGCCTTCTACCACCGCCGCAAGACGGGGCTCACACCCGTGCCCATGGCCGCGCCCCGGCCCCTCGATGTGGCCTCGTTGCAAGCCGCGTCCTCCGTGCGGTGGATGTCGCCGCCCACCCCGCCGGCCCCGCGCATGCCGGAGCCTCCCCGCGAGCCGCTTGGGATGGAGCGGGCCTGGCGGCTGCTGGAGGAGGAGCGGTACGCCGAAGCCCAGGCCTGGCTGGAGCAACTGCCCGAGCCGGACCGGGAACAGTCCAGCGCGCGGCTGCTGCGGGCCGTGCTGCACTTCCAGGGAGGCCACTTTCCGGAGGCCGAGCGGGTGGCCGAGTCGCTCGTCGCCACGGGCCGGGCGGAGGCCGCCGTGTATTACTTGCTGGGGCTGTGCCGCGAGCAGGCCGGGGATGAAGGGGGCGCGCGCAACCGCTACGCGCGGGCCGTGCACCTGGAGCCCACGTTCGCGTTGGGGCACCTGCGCCTGGGCATCCTGGCCCGGCGCGCCCAGGAGGCCACGCCCGCCCGCGTGGCGCTGCGGCTGGCGCTCACCCTGCTCGCGCACGAGCAGCCCCTGCACCTCACGCTCTTCGGCGGCGGCTTTGGCCGCCACGGGCTCATGCAGGTCTGCCAGCAGGAGCTGCGGGCGTGCGCGGAGGTGCCATGA
- a CDS encoding response regulator: protein MKPRVLIVDDSATVRADLRVVLGAAGFSTLLCGGIGGARKALSEERFDLVILDVLLQDGDGVDLLMEMRAHERTSQVPVLLLSSESAVGARLRGLSEGASDYVGKPYDSAFVVKRARELIQSRPPPPSKAIEPEPPLVAAARRRRLLVVDDSPTFLQAVVEELRQDGHDLIPARSAEEALPLLEAQPVDCVLMDLMLPGMDGISATRIIRSRPALASVPVLMFTSRFESQKMAEALNAGVDAFCPKASDLGLLRAQVRNLLRRQSPEAESAAPAKPSAAPKPPEGSALLERVVARSGLSPVIASSTISRACRRASVEPQQLSVVSLTQALPFIREALRVFLTEHETRQRMADIEELTRDGHLAMV, encoded by the coding sequence ATGAAGCCCAGGGTACTCATCGTGGACGACAGCGCGACCGTGCGGGCGGACCTGCGCGTGGTGCTCGGCGCCGCGGGCTTCTCCACCCTGCTGTGCGGGGGCATTGGCGGGGCCCGCAAGGCGCTGTCCGAGGAGCGGTTTGATCTCGTCATCCTCGATGTCCTCCTGCAGGACGGGGACGGGGTGGACCTGCTCATGGAGATGCGGGCACACGAGCGCACCTCCCAGGTGCCAGTGCTGCTCCTGTCCTCCGAGTCCGCCGTGGGCGCGCGCCTGCGCGGCCTGAGCGAGGGGGCCAGCGACTACGTGGGCAAGCCCTACGACTCCGCCTTCGTGGTGAAGCGCGCCCGGGAGCTGATCCAGTCGCGGCCCCCGCCGCCCAGCAAGGCCATCGAGCCCGAGCCGCCCCTGGTGGCCGCGGCGCGCCGCCGCCGCCTGCTGGTGGTGGACGACAGCCCCACCTTCCTCCAGGCGGTGGTGGAGGAGCTGCGCCAGGACGGGCACGACCTCATCCCCGCGCGCTCCGCCGAGGAGGCGCTGCCGCTGCTGGAGGCGCAGCCGGTGGACTGCGTGCTCATGGACCTGATGCTGCCGGGCATGGATGGCATCTCGGCCACGCGCATCATCCGCTCCCGCCCGGCGCTCGCCTCGGTGCCGGTGCTGATGTTCACCTCGCGCTTCGAGAGCCAGAAAATGGCCGAGGCGCTCAACGCCGGCGTGGACGCGTTCTGTCCGAAGGCCAGTGACCTGGGGCTCTTGCGCGCCCAGGTGCGCAACCTGCTGCGCCGCCAGTCCCCGGAGGCGGAGAGCGCCGCCCCCGCCAAGCCGTCCGCCGCCCCGAAGCCGCCCGAGGGCAGCGCGCTCCTGGAGCGGGTGGTGGCCCGCAGCGGCCTGTCCCCCGTCATCGCCTCCTCCACCATCTCCCGGGCCTGCCGCCGGGCCAGCGTCGAGCCGCAGCAGCTGAGCGTGGTCTCCCTCACCCAGGCCCTGCCCTTCATCCGGGAAGCGCTTCGGGTGTTCCTCACCGAGCACGAGACGCGTCAGCGCATGGCCGACATCGAGGAGCTGACGCGCGACGGGCACCTCGCCATGGTGTAG